The genomic interval AAGGCCGCGAACGCGGAATTGGCCAAGGCCGCCGCCGCCCAGGATTGGCGCATGCGGTTGGCGGTGATCGAGGTCGCGGCCCGCCCCGAGACGCGGGGCAACATGGAAAAGATCGTCGCCCAAGGCCTGAAGGACCCAATCGCATCGGTGCGGTTTGCAGCCATTGCGGCGCTGGACCGCCTGTCCCAGCAGCCCTCGCCGCCGTCGGAGGCGCTGCAGAATGCCATCGTCTCGGCCCTCAACGACAGCAACCCGTCCACGCGCGAGCGGGCCGTGCAACTGGTCAATCGCCTGGATGACGCCCACGCCCTGGCGCCGCTGGCCAGGCTTCTGGCCGAGGGCAACGTCAATGTGCGGCGGCAGGCGGTCGCGAGGCTTTCGAACATGACCGACGAGGCGGCCGCAGCCCCGCTGATCAAGGCGCTGGACGACTCCGACGCCTCCGTCAGCCGCGCCGCCGCGCTGGCCCTGGCCAGGCTCAACCGCCCCGAAGCGATCCCCGCGCTCAAGCGGGCCGCAATGGGCGAAGGCGAAAGCAGCGACTACCAGGCCCTCGACGCCTTGCGCCAGATGGGTCCCAAGGCCGTCGCGGCGCTGCTGGAGATCGCCCGGGCGAAGATTCCCGCCAGCCGCCGCGCCGCCAGAATGCTCATGGACATCAACGACCCTGCCGCCGTCGCCGGCGTCTCCGAGGCCATCAAGAGCGGCGACCCTCAGACTCGCAGGGAACTCATCGCCGCCATGGGCTCCTCGCGACAGCCTTCGGCGATCTCCGTCCTGACCGACGCGATCAAGGACTCCGACGAGGGCGTCAGAATCGCCGCCGTCGCGGCGCTGGGCAACCTTCGCACGCGAGCGGCCGTGGGTGTGCTGGGCACGGCCATGAAGGACCCCAACTCACGCGTGCGTCAGCAGGTGGTTCAGACGCTGGCGAACAACCAGACCAGCGCTTTGGCCGACGACATCGCCATCGCCCTGGCGGACGTGGCCGACGAACCCGACAAACAGATTCAAATGTCCGCCGCGTCGGTTCTGGCTCGCACCGATAGCGCAAAAGTCGTCCCGCTGCTGTGTCGCCTGATTGAAAAAGGAATTCTTGCCGGCTTCGCCAGCCGCGACAGTTTCCGAGTCTCCATCGTGGAGGCCCTGGGTCGCCCGGGCGATACGCGCGCCACGGGCACGCTGGTGGGGCTCTTGAAGGACTCGCCCGACGCGCAGGTGCAATACTCGGCCGCGTATGCCCTGGGGCGCACGGGCGGCCAGGGCGCGGGTGAAGCCCTGATCGCCGCCATGGGCAAAGGCGATGCGCGCGTGCAGGAGATGTGCGTCGTGTCGCTGGGAAAGCTGCGTGAAAAACGGGCGGCCAAGCCTCTACAGGAAATGGCCGCCCAGGAAGGCGGTCCGATGATCCGCTCCATCGCCATTGCCCTGGCCAGGATCGATTCCAAGGCCGCCTGGAAACCCTTCCTGACAATGCTGAACCAGCAAGGCGGCGATGCTGCCGTCCTGGCCAAGGCATTGGAAGAATCCGGCGGCAGTGACGTCGTCGAGGCCTTGATTGCCATGTTGGGCCAGCCGTCTTTGCCAGCCCACATGCAGGTGATCTATTGGCTGGGGCAGGTGGGCGATGCGCGGGCCATCGAGCCGCTGCAGAAACTGACGGCCCTGGGCAGAGGCAGTCTCGCGGGCAACGCCGCATATTCCGCCCTTGAGATGATCGCCCGAGAGGCGCGCACAAAGCCTCCTCGCCCGTCACACGCAAGGCCGAGGTATTCCGCCAGCAGACCCGCATCGAGACCGCGTCCGAAGTGATCGGGCCTTCGGAGCTCCGCGGTGCCTATGATTGCATAGCAATCAGGAGCAGGCTATGGACCAGAATCAAAACGCAATGTGCTCGCTGGCCGATCGTGAATGCGTCCCTTGCAAGGGCGGCACGCCGCCGCTGCAGGGAGAAGAGATCGAGCAGTTTCAGGAGCAGCTCGGCGGCGGCTGGGAGGTCGTCGACAGTCGCTGTCTGTCGAAGGCCTGGAAGTTCAAGAACTTTCGACAGGCCCTGGATTTCACCAACCGCGTCGGCGAACTGGCCGAGCAGACCGGGCATCATCCTGACATCCGCCTGGGCTGGGGCAAGGTGGCGGTGGAGTTGACCACGCACAAGATCGGCGGGCTATCGGTGGCCGACTTCGTCATGGCCGCCAAGATCGACGCCCTGTAATAACCTTCCTTCGAGGCGAAAGAACCGACGACGAGGACGAGAGAACGCATCTCAACGTCTTTGCTTCTTTCTTAATCCTCTTAATCTTTTCCCAATCCCGTCAACCTGCCTGCCGGCAGGCAGGTCCCGCACTCCCCGTCCCCTTGCTCATGCAACAGGTTTGAAATGCGCGGCTGCATGGGTTATAATGCCCAGACTCGAATGGGTTGCGCCGATATGGCGCCTGAAGCAGGAATAGCGACTTGGCTGAAAACAGCAAGAAATACGCGTTGCAGGACATCGACGAGCCTCAGCTCTACCGGGAGCAGTTTCCCTTCGCGAAGCTGCCTCGGGTGATCTTTGACGGCAAAGATGTGCCGATGGCTGCCGCCTCGGAAATCTGGGTGACCGATACCACGTTCCGGGACGGGCAGCAGTCGCGACCTCCTTATACCGTCGAGCAGATCGTCGATCTGTATAAGCTCATGAGCAAACTCGACAATGGCACGGGGACCATCCGCGCCTCCGAGTTTTTCCTGTATTCGCGCAAAGATCGCGAAGCCGTCGACAAGTGCCGCGAG from Planctomycetaceae bacterium carries:
- a CDS encoding HEAT repeat domain-containing protein is translated as MRNFLTGFGAALCAALCAFSGAAADNPPSRLEVLLAGSRDPNESLRRSSIKALAEIKDPRVTDALIELSADTNAEIRELALESMAAVVTPKCFDALVSALADSNDRTRMHAARGLAALKDPRSIEPLMELLGPHRYDTYSRGTDVAAIIIDFGDKAVAPVAKALQTRSALRASLIQILAAINTKAANAELAKAAAAQDWRMRLAVIEVAARPETRGNMEKIVAQGLKDPIASVRFAAIAALDRLSQQPSPPSEALQNAIVSALNDSNPSTRERAVQLVNRLDDAHALAPLARLLAEGNVNVRRQAVARLSNMTDEAAAAPLIKALDDSDASVSRAAALALARLNRPEAIPALKRAAMGEGESSDYQALDALRQMGPKAVAALLEIARAKIPASRRAARMLMDINDPAAVAGVSEAIKSGDPQTRRELIAAMGSSRQPSAISVLTDAIKDSDEGVRIAAVAALGNLRTRAAVGVLGTAMKDPNSRVRQQVVQTLANNQTSALADDIAIALADVADEPDKQIQMSAASVLARTDSAKVVPLLCRLIEKGILAGFASRDSFRVSIVEALGRPGDTRATGTLVGLLKDSPDAQVQYSAAYALGRTGGQGAGEALIAAMGKGDARVQEMCVVSLGKLREKRAAKPLQEMAAQEGGPMIRSIAIALARIDSKAAWKPFLTMLNQQGGDAAVLAKALEESGGSDVVEALIAMLGQPSLPAHMQVIYWLGQVGDARAIEPLQKLTALGRGSLAGNAAYSALEMIAREARTKPPRPSHARPRYSASRPASRPRPK
- a CDS encoding 4a-hydroxytetrahydrobiopterin dehydratase; amino-acid sequence: MDQNQNAMCSLADRECVPCKGGTPPLQGEEIEQFQEQLGGGWEVVDSRCLSKAWKFKNFRQALDFTNRVGELAEQTGHHPDIRLGWGKVAVELTTHKIGGLSVADFVMAAKIDAL